The following are from one region of the Populus trichocarpa isolate Nisqually-1 chromosome 8, P.trichocarpa_v4.1, whole genome shotgun sequence genome:
- the LOC18101866 gene encoding GATA transcription factor 15: MLDPANKGSESEEMSSNSQETESPLKKTCADCGTSKTPLWRGGPAGPKSLCNACGIRSRKKKRDILGLNKGAANDKRAKKGSNNNGSSNNNNNKQLGDGSKQRLLALGREVLMQRRKLGEEEQAAVLLMALSYGSVYA; the protein is encoded by the exons ATGTTGGATCCAGCTAACAAA GGATCAGAGTCTGAAGAAATGAGTAGCAATTCACAAGAAACAGAGAGCCCACTAAAAAAGACTTGTGCTGATTGTGGTACTTCAAAGACTCCACTTTGGAGAGGTGGTCCAGCTGGTCCAAAg tcGCTGTGTAATGCTTGTGGGATTAGAagcagaaagaagaagagggatATTTTAGGGTTGAATAAAGGGGCAGCAAATGACAAGAGAGCAAAAAAGGGAAGCAATAATAATGGCTCaagcaataacaacaacaacaagcagTTAGGTGATGGATCAAAGCAGAGATTATTGGCACTGGGCAGAGAAGTTTTGATGCAAAGAAGAAAGCTGGGTGAAGAAGAGCAAGCTGCAGTGTTGTTGATGGCGTTGTCTTATGGGTCTGTTTATGCTTAA